In a single window of the Arthrobacter sp. StoSoilA2 genome:
- the cmk gene encoding (d)CMP kinase, whose product MTREFFGPETVARPGKPLVIAIDGPSGSGKSSVSKEVARRLKLAYLDTGAMYRALTWYCLKTGLDLQDGAAVEQASKVMPLEISTSTATEYVAVDGTDITDEIRDPLISSSVSAVATTLGARTELIRRQRQLIDQHHHRMVVEGRDITTVVAPNAEVRMLLTASEEARLRRRGIQLGGTQSKEQLAAQVTQRDAKDSTVVNFTQAADGVVTLDSSELDFEETVETALAIVSKVIYGD is encoded by the coding sequence ATGACGCGTGAATTCTTTGGGCCGGAGACAGTTGCCCGCCCCGGCAAGCCGCTCGTGATCGCGATTGACGGCCCCTCGGGATCGGGTAAGTCCAGCGTCAGCAAGGAAGTAGCCCGGCGCTTGAAGCTGGCGTACCTGGATACAGGTGCGATGTACCGCGCACTCACGTGGTACTGCCTCAAAACAGGCCTCGACCTCCAGGACGGCGCTGCGGTGGAGCAGGCTTCCAAGGTCATGCCCTTGGAAATCAGCACCAGCACGGCCACCGAGTACGTGGCAGTGGACGGCACGGACATTACCGATGAAATCCGCGATCCCTTGATTTCGTCTTCCGTGAGCGCCGTGGCTACTACGCTGGGCGCGCGCACGGAGTTGATCCGCCGCCAGCGCCAGCTCATCGACCAGCACCATCACCGGATGGTGGTGGAGGGACGCGACATCACCACGGTGGTTGCCCCCAATGCCGAGGTCCGCATGCTCCTGACCGCAAGCGAAGAGGCCAGGCTCCGGCGTCGTGGAATTCAGTTGGGTGGGACGCAAAGCAAGGAACAGCTTGCCGCGCAGGTGACGCAGCGTGATGCCAAGGACTCCACGGTGGTGAACTTTACCCAAGCGGCTGACGGCGTCGTGACCCTCGATTCCTCGGAGCTGGACTTTGAGGAAACAGTGGAAACAGCCCTGGCGATCGTTAGCAAGGTCATCTATGGCGACTAA
- a CDS encoding helix-turn-helix transcriptional regulator: MSQQLQQLSEAREAFARGEWDVARRSLERAAVDAPLSSADLEILSRSAWWLGDVQRSMSLAEEIFHRLDDDHQRQAAARTALTLSMQWGIRGNLAVSSAWLNRARRLLENMPEVPEHGYLLYLEANDAMNLEGDPVPALAASVSLKEMTRRHESPELASFAYMLSGLAAVRTGQSARGFQDLDEAMLPVMAGQVPAEWGGDIYCSIIHLCYEMADFARMRAWTDALATWCAGLSRSFMYSGISRVHELQLLGTEGNWGQVEAEMPHEAERLRNAHGWIAADGYCELGEIRRRRGDVAGAGSAFELARGLGVDAQPGRALLLADAGKTESAIEALQAALADRGTLGRASLLLPLVELLAARDPGAAATHCMELEQTAAFYRTPGFLAWAHHARGAVLMAEQSWTEAINELESAAQAYRSQHMRYELARIHERLATVRAALGESGRAEAERATAAAIRNQLGAKNISWTRPAQEPGGLTSREVEVLGCVLAGSSNRQIARSLTISEKTAGRHLANIFTKIGVTSRTAAAAWAHQHGIPERPGS, from the coding sequence ATGTCCCAGCAGCTGCAGCAACTTTCCGAGGCCCGCGAAGCCTTTGCCCGTGGGGAATGGGACGTGGCGCGCCGAAGCCTGGAACGTGCAGCCGTGGACGCTCCTCTCAGCTCCGCGGACCTTGAGATCCTGTCCCGTTCCGCCTGGTGGCTGGGAGACGTTCAACGCTCCATGTCCCTCGCAGAGGAGATCTTCCATCGCTTGGATGACGACCACCAGAGGCAGGCGGCGGCCCGGACGGCACTGACGCTGTCCATGCAGTGGGGCATCCGCGGCAACCTCGCCGTTTCTTCGGCGTGGCTTAATCGGGCGCGCCGGCTGCTGGAGAACATGCCCGAGGTACCCGAACACGGCTACCTGCTCTACCTTGAGGCCAATGACGCAATGAACCTTGAAGGCGATCCGGTTCCGGCCCTCGCCGCCTCAGTTTCACTCAAGGAGATGACCCGGAGGCACGAATCACCCGAACTGGCCAGCTTTGCGTACATGTTGTCCGGCCTGGCGGCGGTTCGGACAGGACAGTCCGCACGAGGATTCCAGGACCTGGATGAGGCCATGCTGCCCGTAATGGCGGGGCAGGTTCCGGCAGAGTGGGGCGGAGACATTTACTGCTCCATCATCCACCTCTGCTACGAGATGGCTGATTTCGCCCGGATGCGCGCTTGGACTGACGCGCTGGCCACATGGTGCGCCGGACTATCCCGGTCCTTCATGTACAGCGGGATATCGCGCGTTCACGAACTTCAATTGCTCGGCACTGAGGGCAATTGGGGACAGGTTGAAGCTGAGATGCCCCACGAAGCCGAGCGCCTTAGGAATGCCCACGGCTGGATCGCCGCGGACGGCTACTGTGAGCTGGGTGAGATCCGTCGGCGCCGGGGCGATGTTGCCGGGGCTGGGTCCGCGTTTGAGTTGGCCCGAGGGCTTGGCGTGGATGCGCAACCAGGACGTGCCCTGCTACTTGCCGATGCGGGAAAGACAGAGTCCGCCATAGAGGCGCTTCAGGCTGCCTTGGCGGACCGCGGAACCCTGGGGAGGGCCAGCCTTCTCTTGCCCCTGGTGGAACTGCTGGCTGCCCGGGATCCCGGTGCGGCGGCCACCCATTGCATGGAACTTGAACAGACCGCCGCTTTTTACAGGACCCCCGGCTTCCTGGCCTGGGCCCACCATGCGCGTGGCGCCGTGCTGATGGCGGAGCAGAGTTGGACTGAGGCGATCAATGAGCTTGAATCCGCAGCACAGGCCTACCGCTCCCAACACATGCGCTACGAACTGGCACGGATCCACGAACGCCTGGCAACTGTCCGGGCTGCCCTGGGTGAAAGCGGACGTGCTGAGGCCGAGCGTGCCACTGCGGCCGCCATCCGGAACCAGCTCGGCGCCAAGAACATTTCCTGGACGCGTCCCGCCCAGGAGCCTGGCGGCTTAACCTCCCGGGAAGTGGAAGTACTGGGATGCGTCCTGGCTGGTTCCAGTAACCGTCAAATTGCCAGGTCGTTGACTATCTCAGAGAAAACAGCCGGACGTCATTTGGCGAACATCTTTACCAAGATCGGGGTCACTTCCCGGACGGCCGCCGCTGCTTGGGCCCACCAGCACGGCATCCCGGAGCGGCCCGGATCGTAG
- a CDS encoding ScpA family protein has protein sequence MPEETPDADTSDAGPSEARKPGFEVRLANFTGPFDLLLGLISKHKLDITEVALATVTDEFIKYIRRLQELGEDWALDEASEFLVIAATLLDLKAARLLPAGEVEDEEDIALLEARDLLFARLLQYKAFKHVAGLISETLEQEGRRYPRQVALEGHFAALLPELVWRHTPEQFAELAAKALKPKDSVPSEVGLDHLHAPPVSVKEQAEIIGYRLQLGAPLSFRTLIADAGTTLVVVARFLALLEMFRDKVVAFEQAGPLAELTVRWTGDVAEWDSSNLSEEYEESSEGTASD, from the coding sequence ATTCCGGAAGAAACGCCCGACGCCGATACCTCCGACGCGGGCCCCTCCGAAGCCCGCAAGCCGGGCTTTGAGGTTCGGCTCGCCAACTTTACGGGGCCGTTCGATCTCCTGTTGGGCCTGATTTCCAAGCACAAGCTGGACATAACGGAGGTGGCGCTGGCCACCGTCACCGATGAGTTCATCAAGTACATCCGCCGCCTCCAGGAACTGGGGGAGGATTGGGCGCTGGACGAGGCCAGCGAATTCCTGGTGATTGCCGCGACGCTCCTGGATCTCAAAGCTGCCCGGCTCCTTCCCGCCGGCGAAGTAGAGGACGAGGAAGATATCGCCCTCCTGGAAGCCCGGGATCTGCTGTTCGCCCGCTTGCTGCAGTACAAGGCGTTCAAGCACGTCGCAGGTCTCATCAGTGAGACGCTGGAACAGGAAGGCCGCAGATACCCTCGCCAGGTGGCGTTGGAAGGCCATTTCGCGGCGCTGCTGCCGGAACTCGTGTGGCGGCACACCCCCGAACAATTTGCGGAGCTTGCCGCCAAGGCGCTCAAACCGAAAGACTCCGTGCCCTCTGAGGTGGGATTGGATCACCTTCACGCACCGCCGGTGAGCGTCAAGGAGCAAGCCGAGATCATCGGATACCGCCTGCAACTCGGAGCCCCGCTCTCTTTCCGCACATTGATAGCGGACGCCGGGACAACCCTGGTGGTCGTGGCCCGTTTCCTGGCCTTGCTGGAGATGTTCCGGGACAAGGTTGTGGCCTTCGAACAGGCAGGTCCGTTGGCGGAGCTGACGGTTAGGTGGACCGGGGACGTGGCCGAATGGGACAGTTCGAACCTGAGCGAAGAGTACGAGGAATCGAGCGAAGGGACAGCCAGTGACTGA
- a CDS encoding sensor histidine kinase: MFHRWSIARRLFVANLLFVLVLTAVFGAFSVLEARDRAYEDAGSRMLAIATSIANNPLVLQAAATSDPSAILQPYALEVMKDADADFITIMAPDRTRWTHPRPEELGKPYIGTIEPALRGETFTEVTAGTLGPSVRTIAPVKDSGGTVKALVAAGITVRTVDTDVAERLGVIGGIALVVLFFGSIASWLLGRYLRSVTRGWGPEQLAQLFAYYESVLHSVREGVILIDTRGKAVMYNDQAAELLGLEPSEADRSPDDAPKLSDLPFDGSLRALFESGRPAHDEIHLTGSRILVVNQAPAVGPVPARSRQKPSVYGTVATIRDRTEIESLGTELETMKTLSDALRAQTHEHANRLHMIVSLLELGRTPQALEFATKDLELSQQLTDDMLASVDEPVMSALVMGKAAEAHERGVELVVRTSGSSGVRGLEIQDLVTILGNLLDNAIDAAASGGMPRKVELDVEASAAGVGFTVRDSGAGIDPGSIDDVLQYGYSTKSAQEGPRGAHGRGVGLALVRQAVQRLNGTMTISNPGGAQFHVVLPAPIPEEEKA; encoded by the coding sequence TTGTTTCATCGCTGGAGCATCGCCCGCCGCTTGTTTGTGGCAAACCTGCTGTTCGTGCTGGTGCTGACAGCTGTCTTCGGCGCGTTCTCGGTGCTGGAGGCCCGGGACAGGGCATACGAGGATGCGGGCAGCCGGATGCTTGCGATCGCAACGTCCATTGCCAACAACCCCTTGGTGTTGCAGGCGGCGGCAACCTCTGATCCGTCGGCCATACTGCAGCCCTATGCGCTGGAGGTCATGAAGGACGCGGACGCGGATTTCATCACCATCATGGCTCCCGACAGGACCCGATGGACCCATCCCCGTCCCGAAGAGCTGGGCAAGCCCTATATCGGCACGATCGAACCTGCCCTGCGGGGTGAGACTTTCACCGAAGTCACTGCTGGTACGTTGGGGCCCTCGGTCCGGACCATCGCGCCGGTGAAGGACTCCGGTGGAACCGTCAAAGCCTTGGTGGCGGCAGGCATCACCGTAAGGACCGTGGATACCGATGTGGCCGAAAGGCTGGGAGTGATTGGCGGCATCGCGCTGGTGGTGTTGTTCTTTGGCTCCATAGCTTCGTGGCTGCTCGGACGTTACCTGCGGTCCGTGACGCGCGGATGGGGTCCGGAACAGCTCGCGCAGCTCTTCGCCTACTACGAATCAGTCCTTCACTCCGTTCGTGAAGGCGTGATCCTGATCGATACCCGGGGAAAAGCAGTGATGTACAACGATCAGGCCGCGGAGTTGCTGGGACTGGAACCTTCCGAGGCCGATCGCTCCCCCGATGACGCTCCCAAGCTGTCCGACCTCCCCTTTGACGGGAGCCTGCGAGCGCTTTTCGAATCCGGCAGGCCAGCCCACGACGAAATCCATTTGACTGGTTCACGGATCCTGGTGGTAAACCAAGCTCCGGCCGTGGGCCCGGTTCCTGCCCGCAGCCGGCAAAAGCCGTCGGTCTACGGCACCGTGGCCACTATTCGCGACCGCACTGAGATTGAGTCCTTGGGAACCGAGCTGGAAACCATGAAGACTCTCTCGGATGCATTGCGGGCCCAGACCCATGAACATGCCAATCGCCTGCATATGATCGTTTCCCTTCTTGAGTTGGGCCGCACGCCCCAGGCACTCGAGTTCGCCACCAAGGACCTGGAGCTCAGCCAGCAGCTCACGGACGACATGCTTGCTTCGGTGGATGAACCGGTGATGAGTGCTTTGGTGATGGGCAAGGCCGCCGAGGCCCATGAGCGCGGGGTCGAACTGGTGGTTCGGACATCAGGGAGTTCGGGTGTCCGGGGTCTGGAAATCCAGGACCTCGTGACGATCCTGGGAAACCTCCTGGACAATGCCATTGATGCTGCGGCGTCCGGTGGGATGCCCCGAAAGGTGGAACTGGACGTCGAAGCCAGTGCGGCCGGTGTTGGATTTACCGTTAGGGATTCCGGGGCCGGTATCGATCCCGGTTCGATCGATGACGTGTTGCAGTACGGGTACAGCACCAAGTCCGCCCAGGAGGGTCCACGGGGAGCCCATGGCCGGGGTGTCGGCCTTGCCCTGGTCCGGCAGGCGGTCCAGCGGCTGAACGGTACTATGACGATCAGCAATCCAGGCGGCGCCCAGTTCCATGTGGTGCTGCCCGCGCCCATTCCCGAGGAAGAGAAGGCATGA
- a CDS encoding response regulator has translation MTDIRVLVVEDEPIASDAHSIYVGRLQGFTLVGTAPDGQSALRILGEFAGSGSPVDLVLLDMNLPDLHGLDVARRMRSAGVFADIIAITAVRELNIVRSAVSIGVVQYLIKPFTYATFADKLNSYRTFRDQLAGSESGISKAGASQSDVDQAFASLRAPTELPLPKGLSGSTLESVKDFVRARKQAVSASEVMDALGMSRVTARRYLEYLADAGTVTRAPRYGTPGRPENEYGWNRG, from the coding sequence ATGACAGACATCCGCGTCCTGGTGGTCGAGGACGAGCCCATCGCCTCGGACGCCCACTCCATTTACGTGGGCAGGCTCCAAGGGTTCACGCTGGTGGGAACGGCTCCGGATGGTCAGTCAGCACTGCGCATCCTTGGCGAGTTCGCTGGCTCCGGCTCGCCCGTGGACCTGGTTCTCCTTGATATGAACCTGCCGGACCTCCATGGGCTGGATGTTGCCCGGCGCATGCGCTCCGCGGGAGTCTTCGCCGACATTATTGCCATCACAGCCGTCCGTGAACTGAACATCGTGCGCAGCGCCGTTTCCATCGGCGTCGTGCAGTATTTGATCAAGCCCTTCACCTACGCAACCTTTGCCGACAAGCTGAACAGCTACCGCACTTTCCGTGATCAACTGGCGGGCTCAGAGTCCGGCATCTCCAAGGCCGGAGCTTCCCAGAGCGATGTTGACCAGGCCTTCGCGAGTCTTCGGGCCCCAACGGAACTACCGCTGCCGAAGGGTTTGTCCGGTTCCACCCTGGAGTCGGTCAAGGATTTCGTCCGCGCCCGGAAACAAGCCGTGTCCGCCAGTGAAGTCATGGATGCCTTGGGAATGTCGCGGGTCACGGCCCGCCGGTACCTGGAGTACCTGGCCGACGCCGGGACGGTCACCAGGGCGCCGCGATACGGAACACCAGGCCGTCCGGAGAACGAGTACGGCTGGAACCGGGGCTAG
- a CDS encoding SMC-Scp complex subunit ScpB: MAEAGLAELETLPGGARAALEAVLMVIDEPATSEELAAGLNVTVAVVEDLLQDLQREYSGYTVKAPDVDAVGFAVASAAPRGFELRNVAGGWRIYSRSDFADIVGRFVLEGQTTRLTQAALETLAVIAYRQPVSRARVSAIRGVNVDSVVRTLTQRGLIEDSGNDPESGAVLYRTTSYFLERMGIGSVSELPQLSPHLPGLEGIDEYYDASRM, translated from the coding sequence ATGGCCGAAGCCGGCCTTGCCGAGCTTGAAACTTTGCCTGGCGGGGCACGGGCAGCGTTGGAAGCTGTGCTCATGGTCATCGACGAGCCAGCCACCTCGGAGGAGTTGGCCGCGGGATTGAACGTAACGGTCGCCGTCGTCGAGGATTTGCTGCAGGACCTGCAGCGGGAGTATAGCGGCTATACTGTTAAAGCCCCGGACGTGGATGCTGTCGGCTTTGCCGTTGCCAGCGCTGCCCCCCGGGGTTTTGAATTGCGGAATGTCGCCGGTGGGTGGCGGATCTATTCACGGTCTGATTTTGCGGACATTGTGGGCAGGTTTGTCCTCGAAGGGCAGACCACCAGGCTCACTCAGGCAGCGCTTGAGACTCTGGCGGTCATTGCCTACCGGCAGCCGGTCTCCAGGGCCCGGGTGTCCGCAATTCGAGGCGTCAACGTCGATTCTGTGGTCCGGACTCTAACCCAGCGTGGTCTGATCGAAGACTCCGGGAACGATCCCGAATCCGGGGCTGTGCTGTACAGGACAACCTCCTACTTCCTGGAACGGATGGGCATCGGCTCGGTGTCGGAATTGCCCCAGCTCTCGCCGCACCTTCCGGGTTTGGAAGGGATCGACGAGTACTACGACGCCAGCCGGATGTAA
- a CDS encoding pseudouridine synthase, protein MTQAGRQGSPRNSSGRNSSGRNEARGGTGRSNAGGFSGRGGSAGAGKRNFNQGEGRPFKASKPREAAPFDPDNPTTAGDYDRGQAARPAKPFRKPGSNKPGYGKAPGTPGALKPKAKPARQYGSKAFGSERFGQNLGPIRKPARNRGPRQEVPQSDLHDVDGVRLQKVMAQAGVASRRVCEEMILEGRVEVDGQVTTELGMRVDPKTAVIHVDGIRIQLDETLVYMVFNKPKGVVSTMEDPEGRPCISDFLKNAKGERLFHVGRLDVATEGLLLLTNDGELANRLTHPSYEVPKTYLVQVRGPFPQGVGAQLKSGVELEDGLATVDSFRLVDSTPGHVLIEVVLHSGKNRIVRRMFDAVGFPVERLVRVKIGPIGLGDQRQGSIRNLGRQEVGHLLASVGL, encoded by the coding sequence ATGACACAGGCGGGACGCCAGGGTTCACCACGTAACAGTTCGGGACGCAACAGTTCTGGACGCAATGAGGCAAGGGGCGGCACGGGCCGCTCCAACGCCGGCGGCTTCTCCGGCCGCGGCGGAAGTGCCGGCGCTGGAAAGCGCAACTTCAACCAGGGCGAAGGCCGCCCGTTCAAGGCTTCAAAGCCACGGGAAGCGGCCCCCTTCGATCCCGATAACCCCACGACGGCGGGCGATTACGATCGCGGCCAGGCCGCCAGGCCTGCAAAGCCCTTCCGCAAGCCCGGCTCCAACAAGCCCGGTTACGGCAAGGCTCCCGGAACACCCGGTGCGTTGAAGCCCAAGGCCAAGCCCGCAAGGCAGTACGGCTCCAAGGCCTTTGGCAGCGAACGCTTCGGCCAGAACCTGGGCCCCATCCGCAAGCCTGCCCGCAACCGCGGTCCGCGCCAGGAAGTCCCGCAGTCGGACCTCCATGATGTCGACGGCGTGCGCCTGCAGAAGGTCATGGCGCAGGCCGGCGTGGCCTCCCGCCGCGTATGCGAGGAAATGATTCTCGAAGGCCGCGTCGAGGTTGATGGCCAGGTCACCACAGAGCTCGGCATGCGGGTCGACCCCAAAACCGCCGTGATCCACGTTGACGGTATCCGCATCCAGCTCGACGAAACCCTCGTCTACATGGTCTTCAACAAGCCCAAGGGCGTTGTCTCCACCATGGAAGACCCCGAGGGCCGGCCATGCATCAGCGACTTCCTGAAGAACGCCAAGGGTGAGCGGCTCTTCCACGTCGGGCGCTTGGACGTCGCCACGGAAGGCCTGCTGTTGTTGACCAACGACGGCGAACTCGCCAACCGTTTGACACATCCTTCCTATGAGGTGCCCAAGACGTACCTGGTTCAGGTTCGTGGTCCGTTCCCGCAGGGCGTCGGCGCGCAGCTGAAGTCCGGCGTCGAGCTTGAAGACGGCCTGGCAACCGTGGATTCGTTCCGCCTGGTTGACTCCACGCCCGGGCACGTCCTGATCGAGGTTGTCCTGCACTCCGGCAAGAACCGTATTGTGCGCCGCATGTTCGATGCTGTGGGTTTCCCGGTAGAGCGTCTTGTCCGTGTCAAGATCGGTCCCATTGGCTTGGGAGACCAGCGCCAGGGCAGCATCCGCAACCTCGGCAGGCAGGAAGTCGGTCACCTCCTGGCATCTGTGGGGCTCTAG
- a CDS encoding prephenate dehydrogenase, with the protein MSAFRTHGRGHLDGPVVVLGTGLLGASIGLGLRGRGVPVFLFDPSPTNQAVAVDIGAGRPLAELDGQPQLVVVAAPPDVTADVVEKALADYPSAVVVDIASVKATIQSQLRERGVDLARYVGTHPMAGREKSGPVAARGELFTSMPWVVCPTEETDTDALQTARALAGDLGAIVSQFTADEHDEAVALVSHLPQIMSSLLASRLQGTPLHALSLAGNGLRDTTRIAASDPTLWVQILGGNAEKVVSILHGVREDLNRLIGTLEAPAAPGARLDLAQLISEGNAGQARIPGKHGGPPQAYSWLTILVDDRPGQIAQLLTEIGEIGVNVEDLRLDHSSGQNVGMVELSVLPSKHDLLVEALTDRGWRVLQ; encoded by the coding sequence ATGTCGGCATTCCGCACGCACGGCCGCGGCCATCTTGATGGCCCGGTCGTGGTTCTTGGTACAGGCCTGCTTGGAGCCAGCATTGGCCTTGGCCTGCGCGGACGCGGCGTTCCGGTTTTCCTTTTCGATCCGTCGCCGACCAACCAGGCGGTCGCTGTAGACATTGGTGCTGGGCGGCCCTTGGCTGAGCTTGACGGGCAGCCTCAGCTGGTTGTGGTCGCTGCACCGCCGGACGTGACGGCCGACGTCGTGGAGAAGGCCCTGGCGGACTACCCGTCCGCCGTCGTCGTTGATATTGCCAGCGTTAAGGCCACTATCCAATCCCAATTGCGGGAGCGCGGCGTGGACCTGGCGAGGTACGTGGGGACCCATCCGATGGCCGGCCGCGAAAAGTCGGGGCCGGTCGCCGCCAGGGGCGAACTTTTCACGTCCATGCCATGGGTGGTTTGCCCAACGGAGGAAACCGACACCGACGCACTGCAAACGGCACGTGCGCTGGCGGGGGACCTGGGGGCAATTGTCTCCCAGTTCACTGCCGACGAGCACGATGAAGCGGTGGCCTTGGTCTCGCATCTGCCGCAGATCATGTCTTCGCTGCTGGCGAGCCGCTTGCAAGGAACACCCCTGCATGCGCTGTCTTTGGCCGGTAACGGGTTGCGGGACACCACCCGCATCGCTGCCAGTGATCCCACCCTGTGGGTGCAGATACTGGGTGGCAACGCGGAAAAGGTTGTTTCCATCCTGCACGGCGTTCGTGAGGACCTGAATCGCTTGATAGGGACTTTGGAAGCGCCGGCTGCGCCCGGAGCGCGGTTGGATCTCGCCCAGCTCATCAGTGAAGGCAACGCCGGACAGGCCCGGATACCGGGCAAGCACGGCGGACCTCCGCAGGCGTATTCCTGGCTGACTATCCTGGTGGATGACAGGCCGGGCCAGATCGCGCAGCTTCTGACCGAAATTGGCGAGATCGGCGTGAATGTCGAAGACCTCCGGCTCGATCATTCATCGGGTCAGAACGTTGGCATGGTGGAGCTTTCAGTCCTGCCGAGCAAGCACGACCTCCTTGTAGAAGCCTTGACCGACCGTGGATGGCGGGTACTCCAGTAA
- a CDS encoding cation:dicarboxylase symporter family transporter — translation MTSQRGESAVAATGGRRGLDKSHYLYIAVILAVVLGAVVGLLFPEVGKSLKPLGDGFIKLIKMMIAPVIFCTIVLGIGSIAKAATVGKVGGLALGYFVAMSTFALAIGLVVGNLIHPGEGLKLTPYDPNKKAATDSTVDFLLGIIPGDIPVLPTLLAAILVGFALQKMGKQGTPILTAIGHGQRLVFRILIMIMWLAPVGAFGAIAAVVGATGAQAILSMFTLMLAFYITCAVFIVVILGSLLRAVAGVNIFKLMKYLAREYLLIFSTSSSEAALPRLIAKMEHLGVSKPVVGVTVPTGYSFNLDGTAIYLTMASLFVANAMGTPLDLGAQISLLVFMIIASKGAAGVTGAGLATLAAGLQAHKPELLGGVGMIVGIDRFMSEARALTNFTGNAVATVLIGTWVKEIDNGQVERVLSGSEPFDETTMIAHGAEAETAPETEARDKATI, via the coding sequence ATGACCTCTCAACGAGGAGAGTCGGCAGTAGCCGCCACCGGTGGACGCAGGGGGCTCGACAAGTCGCATTACCTGTACATCGCGGTCATCCTGGCCGTAGTGCTTGGTGCCGTGGTCGGCCTGCTGTTCCCTGAGGTTGGAAAATCCCTGAAGCCGCTCGGGGACGGCTTCATCAAGCTCATCAAGATGATGATCGCTCCGGTCATCTTCTGCACCATCGTCCTTGGCATCGGCTCCATCGCCAAAGCTGCCACCGTCGGAAAGGTCGGCGGGCTCGCACTTGGGTACTTCGTGGCCATGTCGACCTTCGCATTGGCTATCGGCCTCGTCGTCGGCAACCTCATCCACCCGGGTGAGGGCCTGAAGCTGACTCCGTACGATCCCAACAAGAAGGCGGCCACGGACAGCACGGTGGACTTCCTGCTGGGCATCATCCCTGGCGACATTCCCGTCCTGCCCACCCTTCTTGCAGCAATCCTGGTGGGCTTCGCACTCCAGAAGATGGGTAAGCAGGGCACTCCGATCCTCACTGCAATCGGCCACGGACAGCGCCTTGTCTTCCGGATCCTCATCATGATCATGTGGCTGGCTCCGGTGGGCGCTTTCGGTGCGATCGCCGCCGTCGTGGGTGCCACTGGCGCCCAGGCAATCCTCAGCATGTTCACACTGATGCTGGCCTTCTACATCACCTGCGCTGTGTTCATCGTGGTCATCCTTGGCTCCCTGCTTCGTGCTGTGGCCGGCGTCAACATCTTCAAGCTGATGAAGTACCTGGCCCGGGAATACCTCCTCATCTTCTCCACGTCCTCCTCCGAGGCGGCCCTGCCCCGCCTCATCGCCAAGATGGAACACCTGGGTGTCTCCAAGCCGGTTGTCGGCGTGACGGTACCCACCGGCTACTCCTTCAACCTTGACGGCACGGCCATCTACCTCACCATGGCCTCCTTGTTCGTGGCCAACGCCATGGGGACGCCGCTGGACCTGGGTGCCCAGATCTCGCTGCTGGTGTTCATGATCATCGCTTCCAAGGGCGCCGCCGGCGTCACCGGAGCCGGCCTTGCAACCCTTGCCGCCGGCCTGCAGGCACACAAGCCCGAGCTCCTGGGCGGCGTCGGCATGATCGTTGGCATCGACCGCTTCATGTCAGAAGCCCGTGCACTGACGAACTTCACCGGCAACGCCGTTGCCACCGTTTTGATCGGCACCTGGGTCAAGGAAATCGACAACGGCCAGGTGGAGCGCGTTCTCTCCGGCAGCGAACCGTTCGACGAGACGACAATGATCGCCCATGGCGCAGAGGCTGAGACGGCTCCGGAAACTGAAGCCCGCGACAAGGCAACCATCTAG
- a CDS encoding AAA family ATPase codes for MSSERGTATLGDTELDLEDAIMGPTGRPHRDFPEPAPLASHGPARVIAMVNQKGGVGKTTSTINLAAALAEYGRRVLLVDFDPQGALSAGLGANPHELDLTVYNVLMDRKVDIRDAIQQTGVEGVDLLPANIDLSAAEVQLVNEVAREQVLDRALKSVEDDYDVVLIDCQPSLGLLTVNALTAAHGVIIPLICEFFALRAVALLVETIEKVQDRLNPRLQVDGVLATMYDARTLHSREVISRLVEAFGDKVFETVIKRSIKFADATVAAEPITSYAGNHIGADAYRRLAKELISRGGAP; via the coding sequence GTGAGCAGCGAACGGGGAACAGCTACGCTGGGAGACACCGAGCTCGATCTGGAAGACGCCATCATGGGGCCTACGGGCCGTCCTCACCGCGATTTTCCGGAACCGGCTCCGCTTGCCTCCCACGGCCCTGCAAGGGTCATTGCCATGGTTAACCAAAAGGGCGGCGTGGGCAAAACCACGTCCACCATCAACCTTGCGGCGGCGCTCGCGGAATACGGCCGGCGCGTGCTCCTGGTGGACTTTGACCCACAAGGTGCCCTTTCTGCCGGGCTCGGCGCCAATCCGCATGAGCTCGACCTCACTGTCTACAACGTCCTCATGGACCGCAAAGTGGACATCCGGGATGCCATCCAGCAGACCGGAGTGGAAGGCGTGGACCTTCTGCCCGCAAACATTGATCTCTCCGCGGCTGAAGTTCAACTGGTCAATGAAGTCGCCCGCGAGCAAGTCCTGGACCGCGCGCTCAAGAGCGTTGAAGATGACTACGACGTCGTGCTGATCGACTGCCAGCCATCGCTCGGCCTGCTGACGGTCAACGCGCTGACCGCCGCCCACGGCGTCATCATTCCGTTGATCTGCGAGTTCTTCGCACTTCGCGCCGTAGCACTCCTCGTGGAAACCATCGAGAAAGTGCAGGACCGTTTGAATCCGCGGTTGCAGGTGGACGGTGTCCTCGCCACCATGTACGACGCCCGCACCCTGCACAGCCGCGAAGTTATCTCGCGCCTCGTGGAGGCCTTCGGGGACAAGGTTTTCGAGACCGTCATCAAGCGTTCCATCAAATTCGCGGACGCAACCGTGGCCGCTGAACCTATTACCAGCTATGCCGGCAACCACATCGGTGCAGACGCCTACCGCCGCCTCGCAAAGGAACTTATCTCGCGCGGCGGCGCACCGTAG